ttaccatTTGTTTAGACTAACGGTTATCCAAAGACGAAATTGTTTCATTATTCTTACTCAAAGTGACAAAAACCAACAAAGAAAGGCAAGACTTTGCCATGATGGGACACCCTTTCATCATGCTGTACACGATGTCAAAAGGTCCTCTTTGCATTCTCGTGCGCGGTCAACAATAATTGCATTGTATCCTTGCAATGATCGTGACTGCCCAGGTTGGTATTCGAAAGGCCACCGCGTGTTGCTAGGTATATCTAAAGCATCGAGACACATCGTAATAAACAATAGTGTCCGTTCGGCAGATGGACGGTCACATTTCGAAGGTGAGGGAATTATTTATCGGCGGCCTGACTGTGTATACGTCATGTCTTGCTGGTGTTTTTTTGCTTGGCCTTGACTCGTGCTGAACAACAGCACATAAACATGTGCATCGTTTTCTCTACGCTTTGCCCCATGCGGGTTTCCTTACGAAGATGAAGCGCGGCACGGCTATCGAATTCTCGAAGAATGTGTCTGCTCGCCGTGGTACCCAACTTGCGAATAATCAGTTGCGTTACGtaagttaaaaaaagaaggaaatgcaGCTGATGGACTTGAATGATGCActtgccttttcttttgtgtctGTCGTATAAAAAGAGAGTTCCATCGACAATTTTTTGCACTTCGACTTCTCGGCCGGTATCGTCGAGGTAGCTTATTTTACAGTGGAGCACAGAACTGTAAGGGAGACTTTTGCTCCACGTCCATCCATCTGGTTAGGATGGCAGCAAAACAGCTTCAAACGTTCGTCCAGaaatctacaaaaaacaaggtaaatttaatttgacaatttttaaaaataagtttcttttaaaaaaaaatttaagtttaagtCGGAACtagatttttttgtcttgttttacttttgttATGCGTCGGGTAGGTACGACTACAATGAGAAACTTAACCTTTAAGGCCGTGCGTTTTAAGTATTTTGGAAAAAGGCacatttcttcgttttccttcACAACCAGAGTAAATTAGTGCCAATCGACAAAACAAACTAtattaaattcatttttattggtATCGAATTTTCTAGACACGGAACCTGCTAGTATGTTGCATTATCGCCCTATCGACGTTCCCTGTTTTGGATTGTTCGCCTATTTCTTCTGACGCTGATAGCGAACAGGTTTTACAACGGAACGGTACcaagattttcttttaaaaaatctataatcTTTGTTCAATTACCTATTATTTAACTTTAATTCTAGGGGTTGTCCCAAATATCACCCTACAACTCCCAACTATGAAACCCATGATCGATATGAGAGGCTTCCCCGATACCGAGGGACATTGTGCTCACGCCGGCTTTTTTCGAAATAAAACAGACTGCGCCCAGTTTTACAGGTGATGTTCAGCGCCATAACTAATAATGGAAGTGTTACCTAATAAAATGATGATTGACATGCGTTTTAGGTGTGTTGATTTTAACCGAAATGGAAAATACACCTTTTTCCGCTTCATGTGCGGACCAGGGACTTTTTTCGAACCCAGATACTCCCTTTGTTTAGGACCGAGGATGTTAGTGACGCCTTGTTCAATTGACCCGCTGACTACAACATCTACGCAGTCTACTCCTACACCGACTACTACTCCGTTTAACCCAGCAGGCCCTGACGACTGCGAGCAACCTTTTACTGTACAGGACGCCGGTAACCTACCTCGAAACGGGATCTCCGGAATAACAAATTGTGAAGGCTCTAATTGTGCGCAACCGAGGTTCACGCTGCGTCCGTGTACTACGACCACCTCGACTACCCCGTCAACGCCCACCTCGACTACCCCGTCAACGACCACCTCGACTACCACTTCAACGACCACCTCGACTACCCCGTCAACGACCACCTCGACTACCACGTCAACGACCACCTCGACTACCACGTCAACGACCACCTCGACTACCCCGTCAACGACCACCTCGACTACCCCGTCAACGCCCATCTTGACTCCCGACCCTACCCCAACATCTACAGAGAACTGCAAGGGAACTTTGACAGTACAGGATGCGGACATAGATAAAACTGTGAAAATCGAAAATGTATCCATACCTCCGAACAGTATATCCGGACTAACAAGTTGTGGCGGGAGCTACAACGTCGTTATTATAGAAGGCGGGCGGATAGCAATTAACACCTCTTTTCCATCTGGGGCAATACTTCTGATAAGTACAAAGCAAGACGTTGGAGAGGTTACTGGCATTGCAAACAGGATATTCATTACAAACTCAACCAAAATAACCCTCCCACCATCTACAACTTACGAAATAATCGAATTAGATACCGGAGGTCAAATCGTTGAACGAAAAACGCTTATCGTTACTACTTCAACAAGCCAGGTAGTTGTGCGCGAAATGAGCATTTACGGACAAGTAACTCTGGCAGGGAACAAAGTAACTACACTTGGAGGTTGGCGATTCACAAAGGCATACATGGTAATAAATGAATCGCAATCGATTTGGGCTTCGTTTGCAATTCTTTCGAACGTTACGACGTTGCAAACAGTTGTCTCCACTACATCAAACGCTTTTAATAGCAGCCAGCAGTACATTGCTGGAATAGTTGTAGTAGGCGAATCGAGTGATAACATTCAATCAAACGGAAGCCTACCCTACACCATCCCGATTTCAAGTCAAGACCGTTTGGCTATCATCCCTAAAGAAGGTTTAGGAAACATCACATTGGTTGAAAAATCGTCAACTACACGAACAGAAATTTCGCTGACACCTGGAACTTTGTTGGTAATCCAACCCCCTGCTGGCTTAAGCGGAAGCGTCACGAACCTCGTGCAGCCAATGTATACCTCTGAGACAACAACTATCACGTTCCCAGCTGGAAGCATCgtttcaacatttaaaattcGCACGGATGGAACGATGGAAAGAATTTCGAGTGTTTCGATGACATCGACTTTTAGTGTCTTCACTTCAACGCACAGCATTGCCGGAATCATCCAGACTTCGAGTGATGACGTTATAACAAAAATAGGCGCGGAAATTGTTAATACCCAACTTATTAAAGGATCAGCAAGTGAAACTTACATTGGGGTGATCAATGTAAATTCACATAGGAAGCAATTTGAATCGATAGCCGGAATTCTTCGGATAGGAGATCCAACTTTTTTGAACTACCAACAGCCGTTAACGAATTTAGAAAAACTCGTCATTCCGCCAGGTTCATCCAGCGCCATTCTTGTTTCAGGTGAGATCATCGTCATAGAAGAAGATGGTTCTACCATCAAGCAGACCACCTTATCGATTCCTTCCGGAGGAATTTTGGGAATCGTCACGAAGACGGAAGGCGGCGCAATTTCCGGAATCTCTAACGGTTACTTCACCACCAATTCGACCCAACTTACTTTCCCATTTGGAACGCAATTTGGCACAATTTTCACCAGTCCCGATGGAACGATTCGTCTTGAAAATCCCATCTACACTAACGCCAAAACCACCATCACGGTTCCAGTTGGAAGTATTTTTGGAGAACTCATTCTCTCGAGTCAAGGAATAGTAACCGGAATTGGGAAGGCATACTTTTCTACTCGATATTTGCTTATTACGAACTCACCACCCCCAGTCCCATCACTGGTTGGCATCTACGGCACAATTTATTTTAGTGAAAATTTTACCTTGTCTCGATCGATTGTCAGCACTTCAACGGACGTGGAAATTCAACAGCAGACTATTGCTGCCATTGTCCAAATTACATCACGCAAACGCTCCGATAATATCACCTCACCATCTGTTGCGTCCGGAAACTCTTTCGTCATTATTCCTAACACAGGACAAGGAGTTGTATCGGTGAATGAAGATGGAACTACATCAAATTTTACTATCTTACCTGGTCAGATGCTCGGTTTCTTCGACGTTAAAAATGCGAAAGTGACACATCTTGGTGATGGATTTTACACGACGGCAACTACTTCAATATCGTTTGGTTCTGGAACGATATACAGTGTCGTCAAAATTGGACTTGATGGAACCATTCTTCCGATGGAATCCAATAGGACATCAACAGGCgatttgtcaataactgtaacGGAAGGAAGTATAGTTGGAGTGCTTGATTTAATAAATCGAGGCGGCATTCAAATTATCAACTCTATTGGAGGAGCACCTTTCGTGATTCGAAACTTGATCTCTACGTCGTCTTCAACTAGTGCGAATGGTGTAATTGGGCTACTTGGAATTGATGACTTTTCAACTTCACCCcctccaacaacaacaacaacacctacaacaacaacaacaacacctacaacaacaacaacaacaacaacaacaaccccAACCCCAAAACCTACAGGCCCATTTGTAATTGATTGCTCATC
This sequence is a window from Daphnia magna isolate NIES linkage group LG7, ASM2063170v1.1, whole genome shotgun sequence. Protein-coding genes within it:
- the LOC116926387 gene encoding mucin-5AC is translated as MAAKQLQTFVQKSTKNKTRNLLVCCIIALSTFPVLDCSPISSDADSEQVLQRNGVVPNITLQLPTMKPMIDMRGFPDTEGHCAHAGFFRNKTDCAQFYRCVDFNRNGKYTFFRFMCGPGTFFEPRYSLCLGPRMLVTPCSIDPLTTTSTQSTPTPTTTPFNPAGPDDCEQPFTVQDAGNLPRNGISGITNCEGSNCAQPRFTLRPCTTTTSTTPSTPTSTTPSTTTSTTTSTTTSTTPSTTTSTTTSTTTSTTTSTTTSTTPSTTTSTTPSTPILTPDPTPTSTENCKGTLTVQDADIDKTVKIENVSIPPNSISGLTSCGGSYNVVIIEGGRIAINTSFPSGAILLISTKQDVGEVTGIANRIFITNSTKITLPPSTTYEIIELDTGGQIVERKTLIVTTSTSQVVVREMSIYGQVTLAGNKVTTLGGWRFTKAYMVINESQSIWASFAILSNVTTLQTVVSTTSNAFNSSQQYIAGIVVVGESSDNIQSNGSLPYTIPISSQDRLAIIPKEGLGNITLVEKSSTTRTEISLTPGTLLVIQPPAGLSGSVTNLVQPMYTSETTTITFPAGSIVSTFKIRTDGTMERISSVSMTSTFSVFTSTHSIAGIIQTSSDDVITKIGAEIVNTQLIKGSASETYIGVINVNSHRKQFESIAGILRIGDPTFLNYQQPLTNLEKLVIPPGSSSAILVSGEIIVIEEDGSTIKQTTLSIPSGGILGIVTKTEGGAISGISNGYFTTNSTQLTFPFGTQFGTIFTSPDGTIRLENPIYTNAKTTITVPVGSIFGELILSSQGIVTGIGKAYFSTRYLLITNSPPPVPSLVGIYGTIYFSENFTLSRSIVSTSTDVEIQQQTIAAIVQITSRKRSDNITSPSVASGNSFVIIPNTGQGVVSVNEDGTTSNFTILPGQMLGFFDVKNAKVTHLGDGFYTTATTSISFGSGTIYSVVKIGLDGTILPMESNRTSTGDLSITVTEGSIVGVLDLINRGGIQIINSIGGAPFVIRNLISTSSSTSANGVIGLLGIDDFSTSPPPTTTTTPTTTTTTPTTTTTTTTTTPTPKPTGPFVIDCSSEKPLQYPLDCSRFYQCITKGDTREVYVFLCNAGLYFDDASSSCRLPSETVCRDNSSISSTTDSGDSFGGILELSCDGNLYRYPLNCQNFYTCFKYDGQEIMNVYACAANLVFDEPSQRCLLPSETLSCNVKDYFFKSPSQLLDRFGTDSSISKSIAIFEEQTKTISKRKRLAEPGTLTLPHYGRRGAFQNQLAIRMSASSEIPE